A window of Aptenodytes patagonicus chromosome 1, bAptPat1.pri.cur, whole genome shotgun sequence genomic DNA:
TACTCCGAAGTTACTGCTTCTGCCATtgtttttcatactgtttttttaattacagttggTGGTATTTTGGGAAGTAAAATTCCCAGCTTCTTAATTACAGCTAGATTACTAGACTCATCCTTCCAATACTGCTCCTTCATCTGGCCCGCCAGCAATGCAACAACCTCAACTGCACTGTTATTTTATCTGTTCCACCATTCTCTGGCTTTGCTTTCcttaggaatgaaaaaaaaaaagtaccaccAACCCTCTCTTTTGCTCCAAAAAGCATGATGCAGTTATACAAGTCATTGCAGTTGAAGAGGTTTACCGTGTAAGTCACTAGTTGTGTCTGTTTGTCAGATCCTGGGAGTCAGCTGGAGTTTGGGAAAACGGTTTGAttgattttaaataaagtaaatgacttttcttcatttctctcaCAAAAACTATACATTCCCTCAATTATGTAAGAGTTTAACTGCTGCCATACTTCAAATACATTGTATGAATTGTGCAAGTTGCTAAAGGGTAGAAAGTTAAGTATTTGTTCATAAGTAATGGTTCACAGACTGAATGCCCCAAGCACCGCACTTTACCAGTTCCATCTGAAGAGAAATTGCACTGTTCGCTTTCATACAGTGCACGATCACAGTAAGCTCCTCCATACGCTGCTTCATAACCTGGAtcgtatttttcttctttgacagCCATCTTTTTAGCATCCTCTGCCGAAAGAGAAGACCTCAAGTATTAGTATTCAGAACAAAAATGATCACAGAGTGTTTTTATCGGAGAACACTTGAAAAAACAGCCACACATTTTACAAGATAATTCTTGCTCCCCTTAGATGATTAAGATTGTACTAAAAAGAGAGTGGAATGTGTAATTCTACGCCACATGATTTAGAGAAGATGGCACACCTCTTCCTTTaaattccttatttctttttgcttGGGAAACTGCTGGTTGTGTTGTACGTTACACTACATTTTAATAAAGGACTAACAAAATAACCACTATACCTTGCGCAAGTTGCAAGTCAAATGTGTACTGCACCTCCTGCACCTCTGTGTTTGGTGCGATGCCTTTCAGTTGATCCCTTAAGTCTTTCAGCTTTATGTAATAATGAACTTTATCTTGCGCACGAGGAAACTGAGCACATCTTGCGCTGGATGACGGCATAACGTAGCAGAGCTTGAGacaaagagcaagaaaaacagcATTACTGGTCCCTGAACTATGAGCTAATCTTTAGTGCATCGAGAATAACTTAACAGCTAAGCTCACTGTTTTAACCCTTTGTACAAACTTCAACTAATGCCACGGGTGGTTGTGGGGGAGGATAAAAGGAGCCTTTCATTTTCCTTGGCCAGCTAGATGTCTTGCCCTAAAGAGAGGGACTGATTATCAGCTGCTGAAGCGAGGACAATTTTCACCAGTTGTTTATGcgctgcaggagaagcagcaccGGTATGTGTTACAAGAAGTACACTTTACAAGCGTATGCCAGACAGTGGAGCATACTCCAGTGCTCCCCGAGCAAGCGAAGCTCTGAGCCAGAAAGTCCCCAGTGGAGTACGTGATAGCATGCAAACACCCCAAACCAGTAAGGGAGGCATCACAGGTTCATTAGCCTGGCTTCTTGGCCAAGTGCGTCTGCATCGCACTTGCCAGGGTTTGAAACTCTGGAGTTCGTGTGGTTGAAGCCAGCCTAAGCGTCTCTATCTGTTAGGGCCAACAGCCCTAACCAGACGTAAAGTTAGTTCAGAAAAAAGGAACTGTATCCAATACTTTTATTAGCGTGCAGTATTTACGAACAAGTACTTGTAAATAGGATTATTTATCTTTCTTACAAATACATCTACTGCAGAAGTGTTTAAGAGCTACTTAAGAAGCAAGCGCTTTATCACCAACGGTTCTTCAGGCTCTGATGGCAACACTTCACCTTTAGAGAAGGACAGCTTAAACTCAGCTTAAACTTGCAGCACTAGTACTTtgggacagaaataaaaagaaaaaccacccaAACTTTTGAACTGACAAGGTAGTGACGCTCTGGAATAAGCTACCTTGGCAGCTAGTGTAACTGCCTTTGCCTTAACCTGTTTATAAGAACAGGTTAAACAAACCTTTGTGATGATACATAGCTGGTCTCTTGAGATACCTTCCAGCACTAGACGTCTATGACTAACGCACTCTTCATCAAACTGTTTGTTTTATCTGAAGTGTCTGATTTAATTTCAAGCTGAAAATCAGCTTAAGAAGACTGAGTCTGATGGAAGGAAGTGCTTGGGCATGCCCGGATCCAGTAATGCTGTAGCTGTAGTGTCTAATAGCGCAATGATGGACTTAACTGTCATCtattttcatctgattttctgTGTCCAGTTCCCTGTATGTTTGTATTACTGAATTTTGATATTGAACGTGACCATGGTGCTCGTAGTGCCCCAGAGCGGGAGAAAGAATAGTTATCATAAGAGCATGtatgttttattcatgttttaGATAGTCCTCAGAGAATGCACTAACCTACTAACCATAATACACCATTTCCCAAATAAAGTCTGCAAGTCTGAAGAAGCTGCATTAAAGATGTGTCTGAAAATTGCACTATCCCCCTTTCTCTATTTAAGTAAAAGCCTTCCACATCCCTTGTACTTCGGGCAAACGTTGACGTTATCGTAAGCATGTGCAAGTCCTGAGACTTTGTTAGTTTTGAAATAACCAAAATGGAGTGCCCTGGTTTTGTTTCTCAGCATCAATACTTACCGTTTCTGTATCTGGCACCTTGTGTGGCTGCAGCCCAAATTCCAAGTTCTTAACTTTTATTCCAAAAACTTCTTTACTAAAAATTTCATAAAtacctaaaatgaaaagaagatagGATAAGTGGACAAAAAAAAGCTACTGACAAAAcgaattcatttaaaaatcaaggTTCTCACATTTTCCATTGAAAGCTGCTATACGAGGTTTATACTTTTGTAACTTCTGCATCAGAATCCGCCCTCCTTCCCGAAACTCTTTGCTAAAATAGAAAGTACTCAAAATTATAATCACAACTATTAACTCATTAACAAGCACAATATTCCCCCTTGTTATCCTACCTGGAGAGGTCTTTGCTTCCAGGTGTTGTCCTTTCAACCATGTTTGTAAATCCAATCCCATATTTATGTGGCAAGGTGTGGTCATCCATATGGTTCAGCTGTTCATTACTTAGACCAGACATGAACAGACACTTCCCTGTGAAGTAGGAAGAtatgcttttgcctttttctaaggaaaagaaaacaaaaccaaaaaaccccctcgACTATCAGAGTCCTGGAATGCTAAAGGAAGAGTCTATGTTAACAGAGCATCAGTTAATTTCGGAAGACTATTGCCCTATCTAGAAAAGTTTAAAATAGCCAAAATTGCTTTATCTGCTGCAAGAGCATAGAAAATCCCCAGTGAACAACAGGAATTCCTCACCATGATCCTGTGTATGGAACCAGACTTTTAGAATAAAAGTCAGAAAGAGCTCTAGATTTTGTGATTCACTTAAGCAGGGAGTGAATGTGATCAATATGGATTTTTGTGGGAAAGAATGTAGCAAATACAACAAGCGTCAGTTTTCTTTTACAACCTTGCCATCGCTTCTCCTTGCACTGGGCCTCTCTGACAGAACCTGTTGACATCTTACATTCATATTTAGTGTATTAAAGTATAGTTTGGGTGATGTGCACTGCCAATCTAAGCACAAATTAACCACAGCTAGCTCCTAATGATTCGGGAAGCTTACAAACACCTGGATTTGTCAGAGCATGCGTATCCCGTCTGCTTCTCGGTAAAGGCAGCTATTAGTCTGGCTAGTCCGCAGAATGCTAGAGAAATACCCAAGCCTGATTTACAAGTCTGTTGGACACCAGAAGCCTTTTGGCTGGAGTATCACAGGGCTGCAAATTAGCCCACATGGAGCTCCACAGCTGAAATGGCTCCGAGTAAGCAAAACAGAGCATTTCAGAGTTCAGGTATGATCTTTCTTTACGAGAACATGCtggagaaaatgttatttaaatggaaaaatacctaggaaaaaaatatctgtctgGAGAATCAGGTGTGCTAGATGCACTTGCCTACTGGGAAAGGGCAAcggtttttgctttttcatcagtCAGAAAGCTTGTTTAGAAGAGATGAATAAATGCAAACAGAAGAGGCCCTGCTGAAACGCATTTTTGGGAAAATGTGTGTAGTTTTATTTTGTATCAGAAATTGATGCCTATTGACTTACCCTCGATAACTCAAGTACTAGAGATGTAATTTTTATTCCTTATGTTGCACACTAATACGCCAAGAAGTTATCTGGTAATACTGTGTTTACATGACAATTCTAAACCTGCATTGAAAGTCATCAATTATTcctcttttattcctttttatgcaTGGTATTTGACAGAAGCAGTTATGGGATTTAAACCACTCTTGAATAGTTAAAAGCAAAATCCCTCtctgcatcaaaaaaaaaaaaaaaggcaaaaaccaaaaaccaaaccagtttaATTAAAATGCCACAAGTTCTAACAAAGTTCTGCAAATTctgtaagaagaaaggaaaacaaaaacgtACAAAAATGGTTTCCAGGTCCAGGGTAATGATGTCCTTTGTAAGCTGCCATCAAGCCAGGGTTTATGCCAATCTACAAAGATACCAGTCCATTTTAACGATGAGAACATGGCTTGCCAGTCAGGAATTTAATCAAGTTACAGTAAGGACGCTTACTCAATTCTCTTTAAGTTACCGTCAATAAACAAAACTGTGTTAATGGTACCTtccatcattattttaaaaaaatgacaattttacaGCGGTGTCTCATTTAGATGTGCAATGCCAGAAGAGCAGCTCACAGTGTGTTTTACAGCCACTGGTGCAGCACTTCAGTAAATGAAGTGTCAAGTAACGGTCTCTCATAACTATGTATTATACGTAAGCCTTGGACTTCTCAGAAGTTACAACTACATTACTatgatttttaacagaaaatgcaaagcagctcTACACACAGGAAACAGTTTATATACTTTATCTTGCAAGATCTTGCCATATAAGCAATATAGATAAGTAAGCAGAAGGAATGTAAATCATAACCAGCGAGTACAGACTATTCACTTTTCTACCTAATCTTGTAACTGTGAGTTACTTACTATTACAATGTCCAGATCAAAGGTCAAAATATCAGGTAAAGTCTTGGTCAGAAGTTCAGCTTCAGATACACCATTAAAACGGTCCActtttcttttgactttaaaaGTATCTGTGATCTTTTCTTGTTTGCCTTTTGATttggctgatttttcttttttagcagcaggctttttgggttgctTTGGCTCAGTcgctttggcttttcttttccttcctccttttttaacttctgaaacaCACAGCAAATATCCTTTTTGTACGTTTCTAGTATTGCAGTGTGGATATTCAAAAAGACTGAGCTAAATGTATggacacaaaaagaaagcagacagATAAATTTACCTTCAAAATTCATTAAACAATTACCAGGTGAATCTCCATTTTGCAGGCTCAACACAGAGCTAGCTTGGGTGTCTCTGtaccacagacacacacactacTCACAGGCAGCTACGCTGACTTAGGATACAAACCAAGAATAACCTCGTGACTAGGTTATGTTGTTTACATGCTGTGTGCAACAATCCTTTGGAAACAGTTTCATCTCTTTTGGAGGATATGCCAGAACATCAAAGCTTAGGTTCCAAGGGATGCAATAGTAAGCTCTAGCCTACTGTTCACACTTCAGCTTCTAAATATGAAAGTTGCTTGTTACAGATTACATAACGCATTGAAGAAACTGAACAGCATGTCAAGAGCAACAGGTCTCAAGGATTACCTACAGTGTAAGGTATAAGCTTGTCAGGAACACAAACACATAGGCTGAACGCTGCATAAGCTATTTACAATTTATTGTCTACAGAACAGATACTGTCCAGTGCATCATATAGCAAGGTGACGTATGAGAGCTTCAGGATCTCAGTTTGAAGGAGTGACAccaaacattaatttttattta
This region includes:
- the TDG gene encoding G/T mismatch-specific thymine DNA glycosylase isoform X2, which produces MEAEELGRYYTYLQQAQAFYTFPFHQMMTAAPNMEIMTEQPTLEGVPEPNIAQEPPKEVKKGGRKRKAKATEPKQPKKPAAKKEKSAKSKGKQEKITDTFKVKRKVDRFNGVSEAELLTKTLPDILTFDLDIVIIGINPGLMAAYKGHHYPGPGNHFWKCLFMSGLSNEQLNHMDDHTLPHKYGIGFTNMVERTTPGSKDLSSKEFREGGRILMQKLQKYKPRIAAFNGKCIYEIFSKEVFGIKVKNLEFGLQPHKVPDTETLCYVMPSSSARCAQFPRAQDKVHYYIKLKDLRDQLKGIAPNTEVQEVQYTFDLQLAQEDAKKMAVKEEKYDPGYEAAYGGAYCDRALYESEQCNFSSDGTGSNPQYCEGSSFGEVPNGQWMTQSFADQIPEFSAGMTREEEGSSA
- the TDG gene encoding G/T mismatch-specific thymine DNA glycosylase isoform X3, which gives rise to MMTAAPNMEIMTEQPTLEGVPEPNIAQEPPKEVKKGGRKRKAKATEPKQPKKPAAKKEKSAKSKGKQEKITDTFKVKRKVDRFNGVSEAELLTKTLPDILTFDLDIVIIGINPGLMAAYKGHHYPGPGNHFWKCLFMSGLSNEQLNHMDDHTLPHKYGIGFTNMVERTTPGSKDLSSKEFREGGRILMQKLQKYKPRIAAFNGKCIYEIFSKEVFGIKVKNLEFGLQPHKVPDTETLCYVMPSSSARCAQFPRAQDKVHYYIKLKDLRDQLKGIAPNTEVQEVQYTFDLQLAQEDAKKMAVKEEKYDPGYEAAYGGAYCDRALYESEQCNFSSDGTAGSNPQYCEGSSFGEVPNGQWMTQSFADQIPEFSAGMTREEEGSSA
- the TDG gene encoding G/T mismatch-specific thymine DNA glycosylase isoform X1, which encodes MEAEELGRYYTYLQQAQAFYTFPFHQMMTAAPNMEIMTEQPTLEGVPEPNIAQEPPKEVKKGGRKRKAKATEPKQPKKPAAKKEKSAKSKGKQEKITDTFKVKRKVDRFNGVSEAELLTKTLPDILTFDLDIVIIGINPGLMAAYKGHHYPGPGNHFWKCLFMSGLSNEQLNHMDDHTLPHKYGIGFTNMVERTTPGSKDLSSKEFREGGRILMQKLQKYKPRIAAFNGKCIYEIFSKEVFGIKVKNLEFGLQPHKVPDTETLCYVMPSSSARCAQFPRAQDKVHYYIKLKDLRDQLKGIAPNTEVQEVQYTFDLQLAQEDAKKMAVKEEKYDPGYEAAYGGAYCDRALYESEQCNFSSDGTAGSNPQYCEGSSFGEVPNGQWMTQSFADQIPEFSAGMTREEEGSSA